GAGGTCCGCGTCGCCGGGTGTCTCGGGAAGCTCGTCCGGGTTGACCACCGCCGACCGTGCGGACGCCTGAGCGGCATCTTCCGTGTTAGTTGTCACTGGGTCACGCCGAGGAGTCCCCGACTCCATTTCGGAGACAGCCGAGCTGGTTTGCGATTCGTCGGCTGTTGTCGTCTCGTCAGGAGCCGATGCAGGGGGGTCCTCGGGCGATGGTGACGCCGTTTCGTCCGCTGCGGACGGCGACAGTGGATCGGCCGCTTCCGGAGCGGTCCCCGCACTGTCGGGGTCGGAGCCGACGATATCCCGGACAGTCGCCGCAGCACTGCCAACGGTCCGAGCAACGGTACCATCGGGGGTCGACCGATCGGGCGTTTTCTCCGGCGGGTCGGCCGCTGGAGCCGAGTCGGGATCGGCACCGTCCGGGAGAAACTGGAAGGTGTTACCACCGCAGCTGGGACAGCCCGACAACATCTCCGTCGAGCCGTCCGCGAACGTCGTGCCACAGTCCGTACACTGATGGGGCATTATTTCCGGGAGACGAGGGCGCTGATAAGAGTTTCGTCCTTGTGGAGTGTCTCGATCTGATTGGCCGGCCCGATCACCGTCAGTTTCTTCGTCGACTCTCTGCCCATGAGCCGATCGAGAAAGCTCTGATCGGCCGCCTCCGAGCGTGGATAGGTCTCGATTTCGATCCCGTTGAACTCGTCGGGACTGATCTCGGTCATCGTCACCTCGATGAGTTTCGATTCCTCGTCTGGCGTCAGGCCTTCCTCTAAGACGACGATGTTGCCGTCCCGGACGCCATCGAGGATCATCCGAATCTTCTCCATGCTCGCCAGGCCGTTCATCCGCTCGGCACTGATAAGGTCGATCTGGACGCCCTCGTCCGGTTGTTTGACTTCAGCCATCACAGATCACCCGAAGTACTCCGCGATCTTGTCGTAGACTTCGTCCATGTTGTCACCCTCAAGGGCCGACAGCGGGACCGTCTCGTGTTGGGGGAACGCGTTGCGGATCCGCTGGACGGAAGACTCTTCGAGGTCGATCTTGTTGGCAAAGATCAACACCGGGAGATCCTGACTCTCGATGATCCCAATGAGCATCGTGTTGACCTGGGTGAAGGGGTCTTTCGTCGAGTCCAAGACGTAGATAACGCCGTCGACGTCCTCACGGAGCCAGTGCATCGCCTCGGCGACACCCTCGGTGGCTTCCCGTGAGCGACGGACGGCATCGTCTTTCTCCATGTCGTGATCGAGGAATTCGGTGTAGTCGACTTTCGTCGTCACCCCCGGCGTGTCGACGATGTCGATCTGGACGGATTTGCCGTCCCGCTCGATCTCGACGTTCTCCTTGCGGCGAGCACGCCTGGTTTCGTGTGGAATCGCGCTCTCCGGCCCGACGGCGTCGCCGGTCCAATCACGCGCAATGCGATTGGCCAGCGTCGTCTTCCCGGCGTTGGGGGGACCGTAGATCCCGATACGTTTCGGATCCTGTTCGGAGAACAGGCTCGATGCGGCACGCGAAATGCTGTCTTTGAGTTCTGTGAGCAGGCCCATCCTATCCTCCCGCGCCCGAGCGAGTCGGGGCATCTGCCCGAACTACCTTCCTGAATCCACTTAACTGTACGTCAGACATATATAACTTCTCCGAAAGCTAATGGCGAGAATTTAGATCCGAGCGATCCTGAGCTGGGCGATTGCGGGAAGTGATCGGATCGAAATTCACCGGAAAGTGACTATCGATCCGGGTGCGGTCCGATAGAGAAGAGTTGACTGTCCAGTTAGAACGGTGCCCTGTGAGATAGTTACCCAAACGAGACTGGCACGAAACTGGCGAAGGTACCTACGGTATACTGATGAGAGTACTCGCTACACCCCCCACCCCTTCGTTTCGACTGGAACACCCCGAGATGGTGGATGGGCGGTCGTGAGTTGCCGGGTTACACGATCGATTTGGGGGAGATACCGTCACGAGTCCACTCTAGCGCGATGATACTTTCGACGATGGTCCCGAGAATAACGATGCGTTCTTGCAGTGAAAAGAGGTGGATGGCAACGTCGAGTGGAACTAGATTCCAGTAATGTGTGTTCTAAGCAGGAACGAGTGTTCTAGCCACGCGGAGTATCTCTAGGGATTAATAGCTCCGTAACAACAGTGATAGATCACTTCTCAACAAGCACTGTTTTTAGTGGTTTACGGGTTTGGTTGTATTTTCATTTATTTAAAACCCTGCCATACTAGTTGAACTCGTTGTCGTCGCTGTCCCCCCACCCTCTCTTGAGAGTTGTTCCAGTCGAAACGAAGGGGTGTGGGGGGTTCCGCTGTTGTGTGCGATTAGTGACCTACTACCATACAGGATTTGACCGTCTGTCCATCCCCCATCTACTGACGTCCAATTGGTGAAATCTCTGTGCTATCTGGGCCCGATGTGTCTTTCCGGCTCGAAGCAACCGAAATTTTTAATACTCTCTCTCCCACCGGTTCGTGTGGTTCAACTGCACTGGCCGCCAATCTACGATCACCAGATACGGCGGCTCTCAGCCGTCTCTACCGAATATATCGGTTACGCGTGCTGATTTCCACCCGAAAAGGGGGCCTCTCGCCATGGAAGACACGGACGATACAGACGCCGACGCAGACGAGCATCGCACGAGCGACCAACACGACCAGTCGACTGCGCTGTCTCCGTCGGACGATGCGGAGCAACTATCAATGGAGTCATCCGACCGCGAAACCCGATCGGATCTCCTCGACGAGCTCGTCTTGGAGGAAGAATCCGATACGGACGAGGCCTCGCGTGGTCTGTTCGACGATTTGCTCAGCGGCGAGCCGATTTTCGAGAACAAGGAAGTTCTCAGACCGTCTTACACACCTCGAAAGCTTCCCCACCGCGAAGAACAGATCAACAATATTGCGACCATCCTCGTCGCTGCCCTCCGTGGGGATACACCCTCGAACATTCTGATCTACGGGAAGACGGGAACCGGCAAAACGGCCAGTGCAAAGTTCGTCAGCGAAGAACTCGAGCGCACGTCACAGA
The sequence above is drawn from the Halorhabdus sp. CBA1104 genome and encodes:
- a CDS encoding Zn-ribbon containing protein: MPHQCTDCGTTFADGSTEMLSGCPSCGGNTFQFLPDGADPDSAPAADPPEKTPDRSTPDGTVARTVGSAAATVRDIVGSDPDSAGTAPEAADPLSPSAADETASPSPEDPPASAPDETTTADESQTSSAVSEMESGTPRRDPVTTNTEDAAQASARSAVVNPDELPETPGDADLAVGSSPGATASAEAPADQPQDERPDLETLRAELNDQFESIRIVEPGQYELNLMELYERDEYIIALQEDGRYRIQVPGDWRD
- a CDS encoding DUF2073 domain-containing protein, which translates into the protein MAEVKQPDEGVQIDLISAERMNGLASMEKIRMILDGVRDGNIVVLEEGLTPDEESKLIEVTMTEISPDEFNGIEIETYPRSEAADQSFLDRLMGRESTKKLTVIGPANQIETLHKDETLISALVSRK
- a CDS encoding Era-like GTP-binding protein, giving the protein MGLLTELKDSISRAASSLFSEQDPKRIGIYGPPNAGKTTLANRIARDWTGDAVGPESAIPHETRRARRKENVEIERDGKSVQIDIVDTPGVTTKVDYTEFLDHDMEKDDAVRRSREATEGVAEAMHWLREDVDGVIYVLDSTKDPFTQVNTMLIGIIESQDLPVLIFANKIDLEESSVQRIRNAFPQHETVPLSALEGDNMDEVYDKIAEYFG